A single window of Moorena sp. SIOASIH DNA harbors:
- a CDS encoding GDP-mannose 4,6-dehydratase: MKKALVCGVSGQDGAYLAKLLLDKGYTVCGTSRDAQMSSFRNLVYLGIRDQVKLESMTLTDFRSVLQVLTKFQPYEVYNLAGQSSVGLSFGQPVETLESIATGTINLLEAIRFTGAPIKLYNASSSECFGDTGEQAADEQTPFRPRSPYGVAKAAAFWEVANYREAYGLFACSGILFNHESPLRPERFVTQKIVSAACRIANGSQEKLRLGNMAIKRDWGWAPEYVEGMYLMLQQDQPDDYVIATGESYKLEDFVATAFATVDLDWQDHVVTDSSLFRPTDLALGKSNPAKARDKLGWQAQYKMPDVVRMMVEARLESLSE, encoded by the coding sequence ATGAAAAAGGCACTGGTTTGTGGAGTATCTGGTCAGGATGGAGCATATTTAGCAAAATTGCTCTTAGACAAAGGCTATACTGTCTGTGGCACCTCACGGGATGCTCAAATGTCCTCCTTTAGGAACTTGGTGTATTTGGGTATCCGAGACCAAGTTAAGTTGGAATCAATGACACTGACGGATTTTCGTAGTGTCTTGCAAGTGCTGACAAAATTCCAACCCTATGAAGTCTACAACTTGGCGGGGCAAAGTTCAGTGGGTTTGTCTTTTGGACAACCGGTAGAAACCCTAGAAAGCATAGCGACTGGCACGATTAATTTACTAGAGGCAATTCGCTTTACTGGTGCTCCCATTAAACTCTATAACGCTAGTTCTAGTGAGTGCTTTGGGGATACTGGAGAACAAGCCGCTGATGAACAGACTCCCTTTCGTCCCAGAAGTCCCTATGGTGTTGCTAAAGCAGCAGCGTTTTGGGAAGTAGCTAACTACCGTGAAGCCTATGGGTTATTTGCATGCTCTGGTATTTTATTTAATCATGAGTCTCCCCTACGACCAGAACGATTTGTGACCCAAAAAATTGTTAGTGCTGCTTGTCGGATTGCTAACGGTAGTCAAGAGAAGCTTCGTTTGGGCAATATGGCAATTAAGCGTGACTGGGGTTGGGCTCCTGAATATGTTGAAGGAATGTATTTAATGCTACAGCAAGACCAGCCAGATGATTATGTAATAGCAACCGGGGAGAGTTATAAATTAGAAGATTTCGTGGCAACGGCGTTTGCTACAGTTGACTTGGACTGGCAAGACCATGTGGTGACCGATAGCAGCTTGTTCCGACCAACTGATTTGGCTTTAGGGAAATCTAACCCAGCTAAGGCAAGGGATAAGTTAGGCTGGCAAGCCCAATACAAAATGCCGGATGTGGTGCGAATGATGGTGGAAGCTCGGTTGGAGAGTTTGTCTGAGTGA
- a CDS encoding peptidoglycan DD-metalloendopeptidase family protein, translated as MTKENSPGSTLYSIFYRCPKLIHGLSVMSSIGVLSSGMVVAKTQSPIEAVSVNTTTKSITEAAFDPTIIAAKPKPTAPSSFAVPAVPVAKPAPAKAASKAVAATKVTKPIAPPAPKVARKSVAPSVAIKVKKPIAPPARKSVRTKAIAVKPVQRRTQFSVPAKATVAKPPKVKLNPVALQPRVPKAAAKNSYIDRTNYNVGATKRYTPPSAVVLTERSRGCRTVARNGQLRGNCGVAPRRQPIAISGGRRNSRVTQLPRPRVISTQTARYNPVRPVRYNSYNSVQPVRFNRVKPAKTRPAKWVPRGISVARRNRSVRKLPTALAYYNLTQRPSGLANFRQSSFVFPVTIPSAISSLFGWRIHPISGNRRFHAGTDIAAPLGTPVVAAADGEVVTADFLGGYGLTVMLRHEEGSQESRYAHLSEIFVQPGEWVQKGTVIGRVGSTGNSTGPHLHFEWRHATPQGWVAVDAGSHLKYSLGQLVQALQVAQNTSFSLRGF; from the coding sequence ATGACCAAAGAAAACTCCCCTGGTAGCACTCTGTATAGCATTTTCTACCGATGCCCAAAACTCATCCATGGACTGAGTGTGATGAGTAGTATTGGTGTCCTCAGCAGCGGTATGGTTGTGGCAAAAACTCAGTCACCCATAGAAGCTGTATCAGTCAACACGACTACCAAATCTATAACCGAAGCAGCATTTGATCCAACTATTATTGCTGCAAAGCCAAAACCTACAGCCCCAAGCTCCTTTGCTGTGCCAGCTGTGCCAGTGGCCAAACCAGCCCCAGCAAAAGCTGCTTCAAAAGCAGTAGCAGCAACCAAGGTCACTAAACCCATTGCTCCACCAGCACCAAAAGTTGCCCGGAAATCAGTAGCTCCCTCCGTGGCTATCAAGGTTAAGAAACCGATTGCTCCACCAGCTAGGAAATCTGTCCGGACAAAAGCGATCGCAGTCAAACCAGTACAGCGTAGAACCCAATTCTCTGTACCAGCTAAAGCCACTGTCGCCAAGCCACCCAAAGTCAAGCTCAATCCAGTAGCATTACAGCCTAGAGTTCCAAAAGCGGCTGCTAAAAATAGCTATATTGACCGCACAAACTACAATGTTGGTGCCACTAAACGGTACACTCCCCCCTCGGCAGTTGTTTTAACTGAACGGTCAAGGGGTTGTCGGACTGTAGCCAGAAATGGGCAACTCAGGGGGAATTGTGGTGTTGCCCCGAGGCGTCAACCAATTGCTATCTCTGGAGGTAGACGGAACAGTAGAGTAACTCAATTACCCAGACCACGAGTAATTAGTACTCAAACTGCTAGATATAATCCGGTTCGACCAGTCAGATATAATTCATATAATTCAGTTCAACCGGTCAGATTTAATCGGGTTAAACCTGCCAAAACTCGTCCAGCTAAATGGGTTCCTCGTGGGATTAGCGTTGCTCGGCGGAATCGGTCTGTCCGTAAACTTCCTACAGCCTTAGCCTACTACAATCTCACCCAACGACCCTCAGGACTGGCCAATTTCAGGCAATCCAGCTTTGTGTTCCCCGTAACCATTCCTTCTGCCATTAGCTCCCTATTCGGCTGGCGGATTCATCCGATTTCCGGTAATCGCCGTTTCCACGCTGGTACAGATATAGCAGCACCCCTAGGTACACCGGTTGTTGCTGCGGCTGATGGTGAAGTAGTAACAGCTGACTTCTTAGGTGGCTACGGTTTGACCGTTATGCTGCGCCATGAGGAAGGTTCCCAAGAAAGCCGCTACGCTCACCTCTCAGAAATCTTTGTCCAACCTGGGGAATGGGTACAAAAAGGAACTGTAATTGGCCGCGTTGGCAGCACCGGTAATTCTACTGGTCCCCACCTACACTTTGAATGGCGGCATGCCACTCCCCAAGGCTGGGTAGCAGTGGATGCTGGCTCCCATTTGAAATATTCTTTAGGTCAACTAGTCCAAGCCCTACAGGTAGCCCAAAATACCTCCTTTTCCCTACGAGGATTTTAG